Part of the Oceanispirochaeta sp. genome is shown below.
TGACATATCCCGTAGAAGAGTACTCCTGAATTTCTTTGCTTAGAATCATGGACGGCAGGAGAGCCCCCCGGAGCATGACACACATGACAGAGTTTGAAATGGCGTCATCCACATCAGGAATTTTATGAACAGCATAATTTTGAACAGGAACTGTCACCGGTGTTTTGACAATCAGATGGTTTTTACTGTTTATCTCTCCGCTGTCATAGGCAAGATTGAATAAAAGCTCATAAGCCCGCTGTACATAATAGACAAATTCATCATGGGGAGTCCTCAAGTCTCTGAGCTTTGCGATCAGCCTGGAGACTTCTCCATGCTTGATCTGCGGAGTCTCAAAGGAATACACACGAATAGAATCTTCCTTGGATGTAATCTCTTTCATGAAATCACCCATAATGTCGTAGAGTTTTATGATTTTGTCTGTTTCTTTCCTGATGACCGATGAATTCCCTTCGGCAACAGAAAGAGAGCGAAATGATTCTATGGCCAGGCTATAGTGTTTGTTCATTTCAGAAATATTTTTGTGGTCTTCGTCAGTGAGATAACCATTCAAATCTTCTGCTTTGAGAATGACTTTCTTTTCCATATTCAGTTCCTTGTCACATTAAAATTAAACTCATTATACACAAGAAGGCCGCCCG
Proteins encoded:
- a CDS encoding uracil phosphoribosyltransferase, with amino-acid sequence MEKKVILKAEDLNGYLTDEDHKNISEMNKHYSLAIESFRSLSVAEGNSSVIRKETDKIIKLYDIMGDFMKEITSKEDSIRVYSFETPQIKHGEVSRLIAKLRDLRTPHDEFVYYVQRAYELLFNLAYDSGEINSKNHLIVKTPVTVPVQNYAVHKIPDVDDAISNSVMCVMLRGALLPSMILSKEIQEYSSTGYVTPFALFKIKRDESRMKHNMEYILDLEKSFFDPESLHGKDLIFADPMNATGGSLVTIVKYILKLGVKPRSIRFLNVISALKGTLQIIRSIEDITCYTLWLDPVLNDAAYILPGLGDAGDRLNGKDQDEYPRNMIQLIADYGTTLANLYRSQVRTIEQTILGN